One segment of Erigeron canadensis isolate Cc75 chromosome 2, C_canadensis_v1, whole genome shotgun sequence DNA contains the following:
- the LOC122586448 gene encoding flavin mononucleotide hydrolase 1, chloroplatic isoform X1, with protein sequence MTVALMMPPLIKPYHHHHFKAITLTSPFICKSLKTSTATKMSASVTKNTAANVTKRKLPVLLFDIMDTIVRDPFYHDIPAFFGMSMKELLDCKHPTAWIEFEKGHIDEAELARIFFKDGRHFDLEGLKSCIKQGYSYLEGIEELLSSLKDNGYEMHAFTNYPIWYRMIEDKLKLSSFLSWTFCSCIIGKRKPDPLFYLEAVKHLDIEPQNCVFIDDRLKNIEAAKEAGIIGIQFKNASLLQQDLSLLGITLQNSNTQKHEHRL encoded by the exons ATGACAGTAGCTTTAATGATGCCACCGTTAATCAAaccttatcatcatcatcattttaaaGCAATCACGCTGACCTCCCCTTTTATTTGCAAATCCTTAAAAACATCAACTGCAACAAAAATGTCTGCCAGCGTCACAAAAAACACAGCCGCCAACGTGACAAAAAGAAAGCTTCCTGTTTTGTTGTTTGATATTATGGACACTATTGTTCGTGATCCTTTTTACCATGATATCCCTGCTTTCTTTGG GATGTCGATGAAAGAACTATTAGATTGCAAACACCCTACAGCATGGATTGAGTTTGAAAAGGGTCACATTGATGAG GCGGAACTGGCAAGGATATTTTTCAAAGATGGAAGGCATTTTGACTTGGAAG GCCTCAAAAGTTGTATCAAGCAGGGATACTCCTATTTAGAAGGCATCGAAGAACTTCTTTCTTCACTGAAAGATAATGGCTATGAGATGCATGCTTTTACAAATTACCCAATATG GTATAGAATGATTGAGGACAAACTGAAGCTTTCCTCTTTCTTATCCTGGACATTTTGTTCATGTATAATTG GTAAAAGAAAACCAGATCCTCTTTTCTACTTAGAAGCGGTAAAGCACCTTGACATCGAGCCACAAAATTGCGTTTTCATTGATGACAG GTTGAAAAACATAGAGGCTGCAAAAGAAGCTGGCATCATTGGTATCCAGTTCAAGAATGCATCTTTGTTACAGCAAGATCTGTCTCTACTGGGAATAACATTACAAAACAGCAACACACAAAAGCATGAACACAGATTATGA
- the LOC122586448 gene encoding flavin mononucleotide hydrolase 1, chloroplatic isoform X2 — MTVALMMPPLIKPYHHHHFKAITLTSPFICKSLKTSTATKMSASVTKNTAANVTKRKLPVLLFDIMDTIVRDPFYHDIPAFFGMSMKELLDCKHPTAWIEFEKGHIDEAELARIFFKDGRHFDLEGLKSCIKQGYSYLEGIEELLSSLKDNGYEMHAFTNYPIWYRMIEDKLKLSSFLSWTFCSCIIGKRKPDPLFYLEAVKHLDIEPQNCVFIDDRGRLVSSLSNLG, encoded by the exons ATGACAGTAGCTTTAATGATGCCACCGTTAATCAAaccttatcatcatcatcattttaaaGCAATCACGCTGACCTCCCCTTTTATTTGCAAATCCTTAAAAACATCAACTGCAACAAAAATGTCTGCCAGCGTCACAAAAAACACAGCCGCCAACGTGACAAAAAGAAAGCTTCCTGTTTTGTTGTTTGATATTATGGACACTATTGTTCGTGATCCTTTTTACCATGATATCCCTGCTTTCTTTGG GATGTCGATGAAAGAACTATTAGATTGCAAACACCCTACAGCATGGATTGAGTTTGAAAAGGGTCACATTGATGAG GCGGAACTGGCAAGGATATTTTTCAAAGATGGAAGGCATTTTGACTTGGAAG GCCTCAAAAGTTGTATCAAGCAGGGATACTCCTATTTAGAAGGCATCGAAGAACTTCTTTCTTCACTGAAAGATAATGGCTATGAGATGCATGCTTTTACAAATTACCCAATATG GTATAGAATGATTGAGGACAAACTGAAGCTTTCCTCTTTCTTATCCTGGACATTTTGTTCATGTATAATTG GTAAAAGAAAACCAGATCCTCTTTTCTACTTAGAAGCGGTAAAGCACCTTGACATCGAGCCACAAAATTGCGTTTTCATTGATGACAG AGGTCGTCTTGTAAGTAGTCTCTCTAACCTTGGGTAG
- the LOC122590204 gene encoding GDT1-like protein 3 encodes MNLPLNYTLLFLLIFIFFSASLIYAQDVNENEDSTGSIIDLGRRSKVVVETLKKNVIGDKIDPKAVLNLDSGLGVVDAFFASLSMILVSEIGDETFIIAALMAMRHPKSIVLSGALSALFVMTILSTGLGRIVPNLISRKHTNSAATVLYAFFGMRLLYIAWRSSDSKASQKKEIEEVEEKLESGQGKTAARQFFSRFCTPIFLESFILTFLAEWGDRSQIATIALATHKNAVGVAIGATIGHTICTSVAVIGGSMLASKISQRTVATVGGLLFLGFSISSYFYPPL; translated from the exons ATGAATCTCCCTCTTAATTacactcttctttttcttctcatcttcattttcttctccGCATCCCTTATTTATGctcag gatgtGAATGAAAATGAAGACTCAACTGGATCTATAATAGATCTAGGTCGCCGTAGTAAA GTTGTTGTAGAGACACTTAAAAAGAATGTTATAGGTGACAAGATTGATCCAAAAGCTGTACTCAATTTGGATTCTGGTCTTGGCGTTGTTGATGCATTTTTTGCTAGTTTGTCAATGATCCTTGTCAGCGAG ATTGGAGATGAGACTTTCATTATAGCAGCTCTTATGGCAATGAGACATCCAAAGTCAATTGTTTTGTCTGGGGCACTTAGTGCACTGTTTGTGATGACG ATACTTTCTACAGGGCTTGGTAGGATTGTTCCAAATTTGATATCAAGGAAGCATACAAACAGTGCTGCTACAG TTCTTTATGCCTTCTTTGGGATGCGGTTGCTGTATATTGCATGGAGATCATCAGATTCAAAAGCTTCCCAGAAGAAAGAAATTGAGGAG GTTGAAGAGAAACTCGAGTCCGGTCAAGGAAAAACTGCTGCGCGCCAGTTCTTTTCTAGATTCTGTACGCCTATCTTCCTGGAG TCAtttattttgacatttttagcAGAGTGGGGAGACCGAAGCCAGATTGCAACAATTGCA TTGGCGACTCATAAAAATGCAGTCGGGGTTGCTATCGGAGCAACAATAGGTCACACTATCTGTACATCTGTAGCAGTAATTGGTGGCAGCATGTTGGCATCAAAAATCTCACAACGCACCGTTGCAACAGTCGGAGGCTTGCTATTCCTTGGTTTTTCTATCTCATCATATTTCTACCCTCCTCTATAA
- the LOC122586844 gene encoding probable N-succinyldiaminopimelate aminotransferase DapC, with product MLSPISFIRPSYYINSLRLTSSSLYKPSSYSHIPIFRASSISTSSSASTVVMDQDGATRQHPLQVAKRLEKFKTTIFTQMSSLAIEHGAINLGQGFPNFDGPDFVKEAAIQAIKDGKNQYARGYGVPDLNAAIAARFRKDTGLTVDPEKEVTVTSGCTEAIAATILGLINPGDEVIVFAPFYDSYEATLSMAGAKVTSLTLRPPDFAVPIEELKSKISKNTRAILMNTPHNPTGKMFTREELNQIASLCIKNDVLVFSDEVYDKLAFEMDHISIASLPGMYERTITLNSLGKTFSLTGWKIGWAIAPKHLIWGVKQAHSYLTFATSTPMQYAAVAALRAPDSYYEELRRDYQAKKDILVEGLKEAGFTVYPSSGTYFVVVDHTPFGLPDDVSFCEYLIKEVGVVAIPTSVFYLDPKEGKNLVRFTFCKDEETLRSAVGRMKERLVRK from the exons ATGCTTAGTCCAATATCTTTCATCAGGCCTTCTTATTATATAAATTCACTTCGATTAACATCTTCTTCGCTTTACAAACCCTCCTCCTACTCTCACATTCCCATTTTCAGAgcttcttcaatttcaacttccTCTTCAGCATCAACTGTTGTTATGGATCAAGATGGAGCTACACGTCAGCACCCCTTACAG gTTGCAAAGCGTTTGGAGAAGTTTAAGACTACCATCTTCACACAAATGAGTTCACTTGCCATAGAACATGGAGCAATAAACCTCGGTCAAGGATTCCCTAATTTTGATGGTCCCGATTTTGTCAAAGAGGCCGCCATTCAAGCCATCAAAGATGGGAAAAATCAATACGCTCGTGGGTATGGAGTTCCCGATCTCAACGCAGCCATTGCAGCCCGTTTCCGTAAAGATACTGGGCTTACAGTTGACCCTGAAAAGGAAGTAACCGTCACTTCTGGATGCACAGAAGCCATTGCCGCCACTATTTTAGGCTTAATTAATCCTGGAGATGAAGTAATTGTTTTTGCTCCTTTCTATGATTCTTATGAAGCCACATTATCCATGGCTGGTGCCAAAGTTACATCCCTTACCCTTCGCCCCCCTGATTTTGCTGTTCCCATTGAAGAACTCAAATCCAAAATCTCCAAAAATACACGTGCGATTCTCATGAATACTCCACATAACCCAACTGGTAAGATGTTCACCCGTGAAGAGCTTAATCAGATAGCATCTTTATGCATCAAGAACGACGTTTTAGTCTTTAGTGATGAAGTTTATGACAAATTAGCTTTTGAAATGGATCACATTTCTATTGCTTCTCTCCCCGGAATGTATGAAAGAACCATCACTTTGAACTCATTGGGAAAGACATTTTCTCTCACTGGTTGGAAAATCGGGTGGGCTATAGCCCCGAAGCACTTGATTTGGGGGGTTAAACAAGCACACTCATATCTTACTTTTGCTACCTCGACCCCAATGCAGTATGCAGCTGTGGCAGCTTTACGTGCCCCGGATTCTTACTATGAGGAGTTGAGGAGAGATTACCAGGCTAAAAAAGACATTTTGGTGGAGGGTTTGAAGGAAGCTGGGTTTACAGTTTACCCCTCAAGTGGGACCTACTTTGTGGTGGTGGATCATACACCTTTTGGGCTTCCGGATGATGTTTCGTTTTGTGAGTATTTGATTAAAGAAGTTGGTGTTGTGGCGATTCCAACCAGTGTATTCTATTTGGATCCGAAAGAAGGTAAGAATCTTGTTAGGTTTACGTTTTGTAAGGATGAAGAAACTCTTAGGAGTGCGGTTGGAAGGATGAAGGAGCGGTTAGTACGCAAGTGA